One Burkholderia vietnamiensis LMG 10929 genomic window carries:
- a CDS encoding DUF2964 family protein, whose protein sequence is MVRTELRVVLAAIATFIMLGGIGVAIHGLLFDAIDAVRYGAAAIAVGATTAAIALNIWPTDPH, encoded by the coding sequence ATGGTTCGGACGGAACTCAGAGTCGTGCTGGCGGCCATCGCCACTTTCATCATGCTCGGCGGCATCGGCGTCGCGATCCACGGTTTGCTGTTCGACGCGATCGACGCCGTCCGGTACGGGGCGGCCGCAATCGCGGTGGGCGCGACGACCGCCGCGATCGCGCTCAACATCTGGCCCACCGATCCTCACTGA
- a CDS encoding DUF1488 domain-containing protein yields MQIHFTNEKPEYSGRDLMLGFTALVNGERVKCQITAEALEDHFGAASPRFEDMVGAYDQHRERIEAAARRLLSETRAQCVTLRSGYVRFYEANWR; encoded by the coding sequence ATGCAGATCCATTTCACGAACGAGAAGCCCGAATATTCGGGGCGCGACCTGATGCTCGGATTCACGGCGCTCGTGAATGGCGAGCGCGTCAAATGCCAGATCACGGCCGAAGCGCTGGAAGACCATTTCGGCGCCGCGTCGCCGCGCTTCGAGGACATGGTCGGCGCGTACGACCAGCATCGCGAGCGCATCGAGGCGGCCGCACGGCGGCTCTTGTCCGAAACGCGCGCGCAATGCGTGACGCTGCGCAGCGGCTACGTGCGCTTCTACGAGGCGAACTGGCGCTGA
- a CDS encoding NCS2 family permease encodes MESIKRYFGFAEAGTDFRTEILAGVTTFLTMAYIIFVNPAILGDAGMPKESVFVATCLVAALASIIMGLYANYPIACAPGMGLNAYFAYTVVKGMGFTWQAALGAVFISGCLFLLVTLLRVREAIVNGIPKSLRISITAGIGLFLGIISLKTSGVIVGSPATLVTLGDLHKHDTILAIVGFFTIVTLDYLRVRGAILIGIIGVTVLSFFFGDNQFHGVFSAPPSIDATLFKLDIGAALSTGIINVILVFFLVELFDATGTLMGVANRAGLLVEGKMDRLNKALLADSTAIVAGSVLGTSSTTAYIESASGVQAGGRTGVTAITVAVLFLACLFIAPLAGVVPGYATAPALLYVSCLMLREMVDVPWDDATEAVPAALTALLMPFTYSIANGVAFGFIAYGGLKLLTGQARTVKPIVWIIAAVFLFRYFYLGGE; translated from the coding sequence ATGGAATCCATCAAGCGGTATTTCGGCTTCGCTGAAGCCGGCACCGACTTCCGCACCGAAATACTCGCGGGCGTCACCACGTTCCTGACGATGGCCTACATCATCTTCGTCAACCCTGCGATTCTCGGCGACGCCGGCATGCCGAAGGAATCGGTGTTCGTGGCGACCTGCCTCGTCGCGGCGCTCGCGTCGATCATCATGGGCCTGTACGCGAACTATCCGATCGCGTGCGCGCCCGGCATGGGCCTGAACGCGTATTTCGCCTACACCGTCGTCAAGGGCATGGGCTTCACGTGGCAGGCCGCGCTCGGCGCGGTGTTCATCTCCGGCTGCCTGTTCCTGCTCGTCACGCTGTTGCGCGTGCGCGAGGCGATCGTCAACGGCATTCCGAAATCGCTGCGCATCTCGATCACCGCCGGCATCGGCCTGTTCCTCGGCATCATCTCGCTGAAGACGTCCGGCGTGATCGTCGGCAGTCCCGCGACCCTCGTCACGCTCGGCGACCTGCACAAACACGACACGATCCTCGCGATCGTCGGCTTCTTCACGATCGTCACGCTCGACTATCTGCGCGTGCGCGGCGCGATCCTGATCGGCATCATCGGCGTCACGGTCCTGTCGTTCTTCTTCGGCGACAACCAGTTCCATGGCGTGTTCTCCGCCCCGCCGTCGATCGACGCGACGCTGTTCAAGCTCGACATCGGCGCCGCGCTGTCGACCGGAATCATCAACGTGATCCTCGTGTTCTTCCTCGTCGAGCTGTTCGATGCGACCGGCACGCTGATGGGCGTCGCGAACCGCGCCGGCCTGCTCGTCGAAGGCAAGATGGACCGCCTGAACAAGGCGCTGCTCGCCGACAGCACCGCGATCGTCGCGGGCTCGGTGCTCGGCACGTCGTCGACCACCGCGTACATCGAGAGCGCCTCGGGCGTGCAGGCCGGCGGCCGCACGGGCGTGACGGCGATCACCGTCGCCGTGCTGTTCCTCGCCTGCCTGTTCATCGCGCCGCTCGCGGGCGTCGTGCCAGGCTACGCGACGGCGCCCGCGCTGCTGTACGTGTCGTGCCTGATGCTGCGCGAGATGGTCGACGTCCCGTGGGACGACGCGACCGAAGCCGTGCCGGCCGCGCTCACCGCGCTGCTGATGCCGTTCACGTATTCGATCGCGAACGGCGTCGCGTTCGGCTTCATCGCATACGGCGGCCTGAAGCTGCTGACCGGCCAGGCCCGCACGGTCAAGCCGATCGTCTGGATCATCGCGGCCGTGTTCCTGTTCCGCTACTTCTACCTCGGCGGCGAGTGA
- a CDS encoding MBL fold metallo-hydrolase, whose translation MNPSIARPPFPCRQIGDFSVIALSDGTLSAGLDLLSNIDVDAAAGIMQRAGVPAPSDVNINCYVIRGGGRTVLVDAGAGGFRNWGGLLPAALSQAGIDARDIDTILLTHAHPDHIGGLLDARGQPAFPRAEVLIHERERAFWLDHDAYERASERARGNFELARRAFDACRAQLRTIAGGNVLPGIAAVPLPGHTPGHTGYRVESRGERLLIWGDLVHFAPVQVAHPDVSIAFDHDASLACATRAATLAHAAGENLMIAGMHLADTGFARIARAHGATDGAYALVATD comes from the coding sequence ATGAACCCGTCCATTGCGCGCCCGCCGTTCCCGTGCCGTCAGATCGGCGATTTCTCCGTCATTGCGCTCAGCGACGGCACGCTGAGCGCCGGCCTCGATCTGCTGTCGAACATCGACGTCGACGCGGCCGCGGGCATCATGCAGCGGGCCGGCGTGCCGGCGCCGTCCGACGTCAACATCAACTGCTATGTGATCCGCGGCGGCGGCCGGACCGTGCTGGTCGACGCCGGCGCCGGCGGCTTCCGCAACTGGGGCGGCCTGCTGCCGGCGGCGCTGTCGCAAGCCGGGATCGATGCGCGCGACATCGACACGATCCTGCTGACGCACGCGCATCCCGACCATATCGGCGGCCTGCTCGATGCGCGCGGACAGCCGGCCTTCCCGCGCGCCGAGGTGCTGATTCACGAACGGGAACGGGCGTTCTGGCTGGATCACGACGCATACGAACGCGCCAGCGAGCGCGCACGCGGGAATTTCGAGCTGGCACGGCGCGCGTTCGACGCCTGTCGCGCGCAGCTGCGCACCATCGCAGGCGGCAACGTGCTGCCCGGCATCGCGGCGGTGCCGCTGCCGGGCCACACGCCCGGCCATACCGGCTATCGCGTCGAATCGCGCGGCGAGCGCCTGCTGATCTGGGGCGATCTCGTGCATTTCGCGCCGGTTCAGGTCGCGCACCCCGACGTGTCGATCGCGTTCGACCACGATGCGTCGCTGGCATGCGCGACGCGCGCGGCCACGCTCGCGCACGCCGCTGGGGAGAACCTGATGATCGCGGGCATGCACCTCGCCGATACGGGCTTCGCTCGCATCGCCCGCGCGCACGGCGCGACCGACGGCGCGTATGCGCTGGTCGCGACGGATTGA
- a CDS encoding DUF2917 domain-containing protein: MDQASPLFDRPDSRRAGAIALPTVVIRFAVAPHTTLTWRAPSDAEIRAHGAALWITRPPSVDDYWVQPGDVLRIARGDRIWLGTYDGRPAEASITTAYVRRGDRLGRTLARVRGWLAARGRRRD; encoded by the coding sequence ATGGACCAGGCAAGCCCGTTGTTCGACCGTCCCGACTCGCGCCGCGCCGGCGCGATCGCGTTACCGACCGTCGTGATCCGCTTCGCGGTTGCACCGCACACGACACTGACGTGGCGCGCGCCGAGCGATGCGGAAATCCGCGCGCACGGCGCCGCGCTGTGGATCACGCGCCCGCCGAGCGTCGACGACTACTGGGTGCAGCCGGGCGACGTGCTGCGCATCGCGCGCGGCGATCGCATCTGGCTCGGCACCTACGACGGCCGCCCCGCCGAAGCATCGATCACGACCGCATACGTGCGGCGCGGCGACCGCCTCGGACGCACGCTCGCGCGGGTGCGCGGCTGGCTCGCCGCAAGAGGGAGAAGGCGGGACTGA
- a CDS encoding LysR substrate-binding domain-containing protein encodes MAFEAAARHGSFARAADELALTEGAISRQIGRLEAFLGVALFERVGNRVRVVPNGARYAAQVREVLDRLERDSQYLMGQAGDGGSIDIAVTPTFATRWLIPRLGGFQAEHPNITVHLADRAEPFVLAGSGFDAAIHFEHPAWAGMHTYRLCEEVLVPVCRPSLLAGGHPDALLGTLPRLHKRQTPDAWSAYVQETGLPVDNPAAGARHDLYSMLIAAALAGLGVALVPRLYVEAEIAQGLLAAPWPDGRGVVKRFCLVVPEALELGDGPLRTFARWVLRQAGA; translated from the coding sequence ATGGCATTCGAGGCCGCCGCGCGGCACGGCAGCTTCGCGCGGGCCGCCGACGAGCTCGCGCTGACCGAAGGCGCGATCAGCCGCCAGATCGGCCGGCTCGAGGCGTTCCTGGGCGTGGCGCTGTTCGAGCGTGTCGGCAACCGCGTGCGGGTCGTGCCGAACGGGGCGCGTTACGCGGCGCAGGTGCGCGAAGTACTGGACCGGCTCGAGCGCGACAGCCAGTACCTGATGGGGCAGGCGGGCGACGGCGGCAGCATCGACATCGCGGTGACGCCGACGTTCGCGACGCGCTGGCTGATTCCGCGGCTCGGCGGCTTCCAGGCGGAGCATCCGAACATCACCGTGCATCTGGCCGATCGGGCCGAGCCGTTCGTGCTCGCCGGCAGCGGCTTCGATGCCGCGATTCATTTCGAGCACCCGGCGTGGGCCGGCATGCATACGTACCGCTTGTGCGAGGAGGTGCTGGTGCCGGTCTGCCGCCCGTCGCTGCTCGCGGGCGGGCACCCGGACGCGCTGCTCGGCACGCTGCCGCGCCTGCACAAGCGGCAGACGCCCGATGCGTGGTCGGCCTACGTGCAGGAGACGGGATTGCCGGTCGACAACCCGGCTGCCGGCGCGCGGCACGATCTTTATTCGATGCTGATCGCCGCGGCGCTGGCCGGGCTTGGCGTCGCGCTGGTGCCGCGGCTCTACGTGGAAGCCGAGATCGCGCAGGGTTTGCTCGCGGCGCCCTGGCCGGACGGCCGCGGCGTGGTCAAGCGCTTCTGTCTCGTGGTGCCCGAAGCGCTCGAATTGGGCGACGGCCCGCTGCGTACTTTCGCGCGCTGGGTGCTTCGGCAGGCAGGCGCGTGA